The following is a genomic window from Candidatus Rokuibacteriota bacterium.
CGTAGTTGTACGAGAGCCCCACCAGGAGGGCGCCCACGAGGGAGCCCGTGACGCTGCCGAGGCCGCCGAAGATCACGACGATGAAGGCGAAGATGAGCTGCTCGGCGCCCATGGTCGAGCGCACCGACTGGCCGAACATCGCCCACATGAGACCGCCGAGGGCCGCCAGCGCCGAGCCGGCGGCGAAGATGCCCGTGAAGTAGCGGTAGATGTTGTAGCCCATCACCTGGATCATCTCGCCGCTCTCGACCCCGGCCCGGACGATGAGCCCGACCTTGGTCCGGGTGAGCACGAGCAGCATCGCCACGTAGACGAGGGCGCCGAGCACGATGGCCACCACCGGGAAGCGCAGGACGATCACGTCCGCCACGTCCCAGGAGCCCTGGAAGGCTCCGGGCAGCGGCATCACCTGGTCGTTGGGCCCCCAGACGATGCGGATCAGCTCCTCGAGGACGATGGTGGCCCCGAGCGTGATCAGGATCTGGAACATGTGCTTGCCGTACACCGGCCTCACGATCACGCGCTCCAGGATCACGCCGAGGCCGACGGCCACCAGCATGGCCGCGAGGATGGCCAGGAGCAGCAGGAGGAGGTTGAGCGGAAGCGACGGAGAGGCGGCCCACCCCCAGCGCCCGTCGAGCGCCAGCACCACGCTGAAGCCCACGTAGGCGCCCCAGGAGAAGAGCGCGCCGTGGGCGAAGTTGAGCACGTCCATGAGCCCGAAGATGAGCGTGAGCCCGGAGGCCACCAGGAAGATCAGCATGCCCATGGCCAGCCCGCCGACGGTCAGGGTCGCGTAGGTGCGGGGCTCGATGAAGGCCAGCGGCACGAGCAGGAGGGCCCCGGTGGCGAGCCCCGGCGCAACACCCCTCATATGCCGAGGTACTTCTTCTTCAGCGCGGCGTCCTCGACCAGCGCCGCCATGGCTCCCGAGTGCACCGTCCGGCCGTCGTCGATCAGGTAGAACCAGTCCCCCAGCGCCCGCGCCATGGCGAAGTTCTGCTCCACGAGCAGCACCGTGGCGTGCTCCTTCACGGCCCGGAGCGCCTCCACCAGGTGCTCGACGATGATGGGCGCCAGCCCCTTCGACGGCTCGTCGACGAGCAGGAGCCGGTTCGGGTTCACGAACGCCCGCGCGATGGAGAGCATCTGCTTCTGACCGCCGCTCAGCGTGCCCGCAGGCGCCCGCCGGAAGCGCTGGAGGTCCGGGAAGAGCGCGAAGATCTGCTCGAGGCGGTCCCGGCTCTGGGGTCCGTCGGACAGCGTCGCCACGCGCAGGTTCTCGTCCACGCTCAGGCCCGCGAAGATCCCCTGCCCTTCCGGCACATAGCCCACGCCGAGCCGGACGATCTCGTAGGGCGGCAGGCGGTGGATCTCCCGCCCGGCGTAGCGGATGGCGCCGCGGGAGGGGTGGAGCAGCCCCACGATGGTGCGCAGGGTGGTGGTCTTGCCTGCCCCGTTCCGCCCCAGGAGCACCGTGCAGGCGTCGGGACGGATCCGGAGCGAGACGCCCTGCAGGATGTGGTGCTGGCCGATGAAGGTGTGGATGTCGTCCAGCGCCAGGATGGGCTCGGCCCCGACACGGGCCACCGCGGGCTCAGCCACCGGCCCCCCCGCCGCCGAAGTACGCGGCCTGGACGGCCGGGTCGGCGCTCACGGCCTCCGGGGGACCCTCGGCGATGAGCCGGCCGTCCTTGAGGACGGCGATGGAGTCCGACAGCGCCATCACCATGTCGATCTTGTGCTCCACCAGGAGGACGGTGCGGTCGCGCCGCTCCTTGATCCGCTCGATGAGGCCGATGATGGCGGGCACCTCCTCGAGCGACATGCCGGCCGTGGGCTCGTCGAGCAGCAGCACCTCGGGCTCCAGCGCGAGCAGGATGGCCATCTCGAGCTTCCGCTTCTCGCCATGGGCCAGCTCCGAGGCCGGCGCCCGCCACTTGGACTCCAGCAGCACCGTCTGGAGGATGGCGTAGGCCCGGTCCTCCAGCTCCGGGAAGCTCCGGTAGTGGCGCCACACGTTGAAGCGGAGGCGCGCCCGGGCCTGCGCGGCCAGCCGCACGTTCTCCAGCACGGACAGCGTGGCGAAGATGTTGGTGAGCTGGAAGGAGCGCCCGATCCCGAGCGCGGTCCGGGCCGAGGCGCGAAGGCCGGTCACGTCCCGGCCCTTGAAGTACACGCGCCCCTCGGTGGGGCGGTACTGGCCGCTGAGGAGGTTGAAGAAGGTGGTCTTGCCGGCGCCATTGGGGCCGATGATGGACGTGAGCGCGCGAGGCCTGATCGACAGCGTCACGTGATCCACCGCCACGTGGCCGCCGAAGCGGATGGTGAGATCCCGCGTCGAGATGACCGGCGGCTCGCCGCCTCGCTCCGCTCGGGGGATCACCATATCCGCTCGCCTCGCCGTGAGGCACGGCTCAGCTCGCCCTGCAACGTCACGCTCAGGCGCTATCTCCCCTTCAGGAAGGCGCGGAGCGCGGTCCTGACGCGGGGGTTCTTCCCCAGCAGCACCGTGTAGTGGTTGGTGTGCGGCACCACCACCAGCTTCGACCGCGGGATCCCCGCGGCCATGGCCCGCCCCTCCTCCTGCGTCATGAGGCAGTCGGTGGGCGTCAGGAGCCCGTCGGGGGCGCGGAAGATCAGGGTGGGGCACTTCACCTGGTGGTGGAGCACCCAGAGGCGCTCCCGCTGGAGATTGCGCAGCTCCTCCTCGATGGCGTGCTTGGCGACCTTCGAGCGGACGGCGCCCGACGGGAGCGTCTCCACATCGTAGCGGAAGTAGCGCTCCAGGTAATCGTTCCAGCGGCCCTCGAACATCGGGAAGCTCCGGAGCAGCCCGAGGAACGTCTCGAGAGACGGGAACTCCATCCCCAGCCGGTTGATGGCCGGCGCCAGGGAGTCGAGCACCTCCGCCCGGACGTCGAGCCCGCCATCCACCAGGACGAGCCTGGAGACGCGGCCCGGGTGGCGCGCCGCGAAGCGGACGCCGATATGGGCGCCCAGGGAATGCCCCATGATCACGGCCTTCTTGAGCTCGAAGCGGTCGAGCAGGCCGAGGAGATCCGCGCAGTGATGCTCGAGGCTGTAGCCCGACTCCGGCTTGTCGCTCTCCCCGCGCCCGCGGAGATCATAGGCGATGAGCCGGTGGTCGGGAGCGAGCGCATCGGCCATGCTCGCCCAGCAGGTGTGATTGGCCGTGAGGCCGTGCACGCACACCAGCGCCGGGCCCCGGCCCGGCCACTCGTGCGCGGCCAGCGAGAGACCGTCGACGGCGACGCGGGTCATGGCGTGCCCCCCGCTACCGCTTGTTGAGGATTGGGGGCGCCGTCTCCTGGGGGGACAGCTCCTTGAGCAGGCTCGGCACGAGCCAGGGCACGTCCGGCTTCGAGACGAACTTGAAGGCGTACATCGACTGCAGGGCCTGGTGGTCCTCCTTGCGGAAGATCATCTTTCCCTTGGGGGTGTTGAACTCCATGCCCTCCATGGCCGCGATGAGCTTCTCCGTGTCCGTGCCGCCCGCCTTCCGGATGGCCGTCACCGCCGCCATGGCCGCCGCGAAGCCGCCACAGGTGAAGAAGTCGGGCGGCTGCTTGAAGCGCGTCTGATGCTCCTTGACCAGCCAGTCGTTCATCGGGTTCTTCGGCAGCTCGTGGTAGTAGTATGCGCCACCCACCATGCCCTCGAGCCCCATGGCCTTCATGGCCTTGAGCACGTCCAGCACGTTGCTGCCGCTCGCCAGCGTGATCCCGTACTTGTCCAGGCGGTTGGCGACGAGCTGCGGGAAGGGGCCCCCCTTGCCCGCCCAGATCACGAACACGTACTTGGCCCCCGGCTTGTCCTTGAGTGCCCCGATGATCTTCTGGATGGACGCCGTGAAGTCGGTGGCCTGGATGGGCGCGTACTCCTCGTGGACGACCTTGGCGCCGAGCTTCTCCACCGCGGCCTTGTAGGCGGCCACGCCGTCCTTCCCGAAGGCGTAGTCCTGGGCGATGGTGGCGATGGACACGCCCGGCTTGGCCACGGCCAGCGCGTTGGCGATGGCGTCCTGCCCGGAGTTGCGGCCGGTGCGGAAGATGTAGCGGTTCCAGTGCTCGCCGGTGATGCTGTCGGCCACGGCGGGCTCGACGATCAGCACCTTCTTGAACTCCGCCGCCACCGGGAGCACGGCCAGCGCCGCGGCGCTGCTGGTCGTCCCCACCACGAGGTCCACCTTGTCGTCGGCGTACAGCTTGGTCACCTTCTGCTTGGCCACGTCGGGCTTGAGCTGGTCGTCCTCGATGAGGAGCTCGATCTTGCGCCCCAGGAGCTCCAGCTTGCCGCCCGTCGCATGCTCGAGGCCCAGCTTGAAGCCGGTGATGACCTGCTTGGCGTACACCTCGAAGGGGCCGCTGATCCCCTGGACCAGGCCGATCTTGATGGGCCCCTGCGCCTGGGCCGAGCCCGGCCAGAGGAGCCCCAGACCTAGCAACCCTGCGCCGACCATTGCCGTCCACCTGGTTCTCATTGGCCCTTCCTCCGTTGATCCGGCTCCTGGCCGGACCTGGCTTGCGTGACCGCCCCGGCTGCCATTGCCCTGGCAGCCGGGGGGCACCGTATCAGGAGTTACGCAGCGCGTCAAGGTGAAACACGCCTCGCCAGACCGAGGCCAGCCGGCGGCCGAAGCCCGCTCCCGGGCCCGCCAGCCACTGCTTCGTCGAGCTATAACCGAACTGCAGCGCGAGCCGGCTCGCCTCGAAGCCCATGGAGGGGCCGAAGAGAGGGGAGTCGCCCGGCGGCGGCTGGAGCAGATGGATCTCCACGTCCGGCCGGCGCAGGGCCAGCTCGCGCAGCCCCAGCTCCAGGAGATTCTGGCTGTTGATGCGTCCCACCTGCTCGAGGATGCCGTAGAACCCGTGCTTCCGGAGCGGCGGCGGCTCGTCACCCAGGGCCCGGAGGGGCACCAGCGGATTCACCACCAGGACGAGCCTGGCGCCGGCGTCGACGGCGAGATCGGTGTGCCCCGTGTGCCCCACGTCGCCATCCACGTAGTCGCGCCCGCCCACCGTGAAGGGAGCGAAGAAGCCGGGAATGGCCGAGGACGCCGCGATGGCCTCCGAGATCGGCGTCTCCGCGCGCCGACCCACGCCGAAGACCACCCGCTCCGCCCGATCGAGGTCCATCGCGGGGATCATGAGCGTCCGCGGACACCTGCGGAAATCGTTCGACAGCCCCTTGAGCGAGAAGGTGCGCCGCATGAACTCCTCGAGCTGCCTCACCGAGAAGAACCCGTCGGGCATGCTGTCCTGGCTGCGCGCGAGCAGGTCCGGCCAGTCGAGGCCGAACCCCCTCACCAGATTCTTGCCCACCGCCCAGATGAGCTGGGCGAAGTTGCGGGCGGCCCCGGCGAAGGCCCCCTTGTGGAAGACCGAGCTCCGCTGGAAGTTCAGCGGGTCGTCGCGCCCGTCCTCGAGGATCCGGTAGAGCGTGAGCGGCGGCACCCCGTTGGCCATGAGCGCGGCGACGACCGAGCCGGCGCTCGACCCCACGTAGAGGTCGAAGTCGTTGGCGCGGAACTCCGGGAGGTCCTCGTCCAGCGCGGCCAGCGCGCCCACCTCGTACATGCCGCCGATGACGCCGCCCCCCGCCAGCACCAGCGCCCGCTTGGCGGGAGCGCGGCGCCCCGGCAGGCGGGCCAGCCATTCCCTCAGCACCGCGCCCCTCCTCACCAGCGGATGAGGGTCGCTCCCCAGGAGAAGCCGGTCCCGAAGGCGGCCAGCAGGATCAGGTCTCCGTCCTTGATCCGGCCCTGCGTCAACGCCTCGTGGAGGCAAATGGGGACCGACGCGGCGGCCGTGTTGCCGTAGCGCTCGAGGTTGTTGTACGCGCGCTCGCGGGGAATCTTGAAGGTCTCCGCCACGGCCTCGATGATCCGCATGTTCGCCTGGTGGAAGATGAACAGGTCCACATCCGACGCCTGGAGCGCATTGGCCTCCAGGCACTCCCGCACCACCTCGCGAAAGCGGCGCACGGCCTGGACGAAGACGGTCCGCCCGTTCATGCGCGGGAGCGAGCGCCCGTCCTCGATCTTCTTCTTCGAGACCGGCGGGAAGGTCGAGGAGCCCCACAGCTCCCCTGCCAGCGCGTCGAGGTGGGACCCGTCGGAATGGAGATGATGGGACAGGAGGCCCCGGCGCGTCCCGGTGGCCGGGGCCTCCTCGGCCTGGAGCACCGCCGCACCCGCCCCGTCGGCGAAGAGCACGGCCATGTCGCGCCCGATGTCGGTGTAGTCGAACATCGAGGAGAGCAGCTCGGCCCCCACCACGAGCACCCGGTCGAACATGCCGCCCCGGATGAACTGGTCGCCCATGGCGAGACCGTAGATGAACCCCGCGCAGCCCTGCTGCAGGTTGAAGACCGGCGTGGTCGTCAGCCCCAGCTTGCCCTGGAGCACGCAGCCCGTGTGGGGGTAGGCGAAGTCGGGAAGGGTGGAGGAGTCGATGATGCAGTCCAGATCCTCGGCCCTGAGCCCCGCGTGCTTGAGCGCCATGCGCGAGGCCTCCAGGGCCAGGTCCGAGACCATGAGCGTGGAATCGATGCTGCCGTCGAGCCCGTGGTCGCGCACGTCGCGCATGAAGGCGGTCTTGTCGGGGGCCTCCGCGAGCCGGAGCAGCATCCGGTAGGTGTCCGGAGACATCCGGCGCTCCCGGATGCCCGTGCGCTGGGTGATCCACTCGTCGCTGGTGTCCATGCACCGGGAGAGCAGCGCATTGTCCACGACGCACTCCGGCACCGCCATGCCCGTTGCGATGATCCGCGCGATCTTCATGCGGCTACTGCCCTCCAGCCACCGGCTGGGCCCGGGGCATCGGCGCGGGCCGCCGGCCCTCCTGGATGGTCGCGGCCAGTCCCGCCCCCACCAGGAGGAGCGCGCACGCCGATCCGAACGCGGCGCCGTAGCCCCCGGTCAGGTCGAAGAGGAAGCCCGCCAGCCAGGAGCCCAGCGCCGCACCCACCTGGTGAGAGAGAAAGATCAGCCCGAAGATGGAGCCCACGGAGAAGCGCCCGAAGATGTCCGCCGTCAACGCCGACGACATGGCGAGGCTCCCCGACAGGCCCAGTCCGCCGATGGCCGCCACGATCATGAGCGTCACCGGATCCTGAACGAGAAAGAGCAGGCTGAAGGCCCCGGCCCGGAGGAGATACACGGCGGCCAGGACTGGTTTCCGCCCGTAGCGATCCGAGATGACTCCCAGCGCCATGCCGCCGCCGATGCTCGTCAGGCCGAGGAAGCCGATGGCGGAGGAGGCCGTCATGGCGTGGAAGCCGTGGTCCGTCAGCATGGGCACGCCGTGGGCGGAGAGCAGGCTCATGGAGAAGCCGCAGTTGAAGAGCCCGCCCGCGAGCTGCCAGAAGGAGGGCACCTGGAGCGCGGCCGCCACCGTGGTCCGCTCGAGCGCCGGGATCACCCCCTCGACCGCCGGCTCGGGCACCAGGCCATCGGGGTGGAGACCCAGGTCGCTCGGGTCGTCGCGCAGGAGCCAGAGCGACAGCGGCAGCGTGACGACGACCGCCGCGACGCCCATGATCAGGTAGCTGGCGCGCCAGCCGAACGTGAGGATGCACCACATGACGATCGGCACGAGGAAGGACATGCCGGCCATCGAGGCGGCCGAGAGCACGCTCACCGCCGTCCCCCGCCGCTTGACGAACCAGCGCGCGAGGGTCGCCGAGGCGACGACGTGTCCGGTGGCCGCCAGCCCCAGCGCCACCAGCACGCCGTAGAACAGGACGAACTGCCAGTAGGAGGTCATCATCCCCGTGAGCGCGAGGGAGCCGCCCACCAGGACACCGCCCGCGGAGCAGACGAGGCGGGCGCCGAAGCGGTCCACCAGGCGGCCCACCACGGGCATGAAGGCGCCGTAGAGGAAGAGCGAGAGGGAGACGACGAGCGAGAAGGTCCCGCGGTCCACCCCGAGATCAGCGGCCACGGGCTTGAGGAAGGGGCCCACGGTGAAGCGGACGCCGGTGGAGAGGAAGGTGATGAGAGCGAAGGCCCCGGCGACCCACCAGCCGTAATAGATGTGCCCGGGGGCCGCCCGGTCATGGCGTGCCATCGTCACGTCACTATACGCCGCGTGCTATCATTCCGCCATGCCCCTGTGCGCCTTCCGCGCCGCAGCGCTCGTCGCGCTGCTGCTGGGAGGCTGTGCCGCGCTGGGCGACACGGCGGGGGCGCGCCAGCCCCGACCGCCGCTTCCCGTCGCCGAGGTCCTCCTCGTGGGCTTCTCCGGAACGCAGGTCCCAGGCAACGAGGAGCTGCGGTCGCTGGTCTGCGACGTGAAGGTCGGCGGCCTGATCCTCTTCGAGCGCGACGTGGCCACGCGCGCGCCGCGGAACATCGAGAGCCCCGAGCAGCTGGCCCGGCTCACGGGCGACCTGCAGGCGCTCGCCAGAAGCTGCGCCGGGCGGCCGCTCCTCATCGCAGCGGATGCCGAGGGCGGGCTCGTCATGCGCCTCTCGGCGCGGGTCGGCTACCTGGCCACTCCCTCGCATCAGGAGCTGGGGGAGAGCGGGGACGTGGCCCGGACCCAGCTCGAGGCGCGGCGGCTGGGCGCGAGGCTGAGGGACGCCGGGATCAACTGGAACCTGGCCCCGGTGGTGGATGTGGCGGTGAATCCCGCCAACCCGGCCGTGGTAACGCTGGGCCGCACCTTCGGCAGCGATCCCGAGCAGGTCACAGCGCAGGCCCGCGCCTACATCGCCGGCATGCACGAGGCGGGGATCCTCACGGCGCTCAAGCACTTCCCCGGGCACGGGTCGAGCCGCGTGGACTCCCACCTCGGCTTCACCGACGTGACGGACACGGCCGATCCGGACGTGGAGCTGGCGCCCTACCGGAGGCTCATCGAGGAGGGCCTCGCCGACAGTGTCATGCCGGGCCACGTCTTCAACCGCCGCCTGGACCCGTGGTACCCGGCCTCGCTGTCGCGCGCCACGGTCACTCGGCTCCTGCGCGGCCGGCTGGGCTACAAGGGCGTGGTGGTCTCCGACGACCTGCTCATGGCCGCCATCGCCCAGCAGTACGGCCTCGAGGAGTCGGCGCTCCTGGCACTCCGCGCCGGGGTGGACATCCTCCTGATCTCCCAGAACAGCGTCACGCACGAGCCCCGCGCGGCCGCGCGCGTGGTGGCCGCCATCGAGCGGGCGCTCGCCGAGTGGCGCCTCTCCGGCCGCGCGGTGCGTGCGGCCCTCAAGCGCGTGAGCGCGCTCCGCGCCCGCATCACCCCGTAACCTCCCCCGGCGCGTCAGGCCCCCTCGCCGGCGCGGAGCGCGCGCAGGAAGCGCTCCACCTCCGCCCGCTCGGGCAGCGAGTCCTGGGCCCCGCGCCGCGTGCAGGTCAGCGCCGCTGCGGCCCCCGCCAGCGGCACCGCCTCCTCCAGCGTGCCGCCCGCGGCCAGCCCCGTGGCCAGCGCCCCGGTGAAGGCGTCGCCGGCCGCCGTCGTGTCCACCACCGTGACCGGGAACGCGGGGAAGTGCACGGCCCGGTCGCGCTGGCAGACCAGCGCCCCGTCTCCGCCGAGCGTCACGATCACCGTGGCAGCGCCGCGTTCCAGGAGCCGCCGGCCGGCGCCACGCGCCGACTCGAGGTCCGTCACGGGCGCGCCGGCCAGGGCCGCGGCCTCCCCCTCGTTCGGGGTCAGGTAGGCGACCAGCCCGAGGAGATCGTCCGGCAGCGCGCACACCGGCGCCGGGTTGAGGATGGACCGCACGCCGTGGCGATGCGCCTCCGCGAGCGCCCAGCGGACCACGGACAGCGGCGTCTCGAGCTGGCAGACGACGACATCGGCCCACGGGATCGCCGAGGCGTGGGGCTCGAGCATCTCCACGGTCAGCCCGCGGTTGGCCCCCGGCGCCACGCCGATCTCATTGCGCCCCTCGGCGTCCACGAAGATCAGCGCGGTGCCGGTGGCCGCGCCGGCGAGCGCAACGAGACCGCTCGCGTCGATCCCGAGCGCCTCGAGCCGTGCGCGGATCTCCGCGCCGGCTGTGTCCTCGCCGACAGCCCCCAGCATCCGCACCTCGGCCCCGAGCTTGCGCGCGGCCACCGCCTGGTTCGCCCCCTTGCCCCCCAGATTGGTGAGGAGCGTCCCCCCCGACACGGTCTCGCCCGGCCGGGGCAGCCGCGGCAGCGCCAGGGCGTGGTCCACATTCGCCGAGCCGATCACACAGACGCGCGGCACAGCCGCTCCTGGAATACGAGAAGAGCACCGGCAGTCAGCGGGCGCGCCCCTTGGGCAGGTAGCGCACGTTGTCGAGCCCCTCGAAGTCGGCGTCCTGCGTCCACAGTAGCGCTTCGTGCTGACGCGCGACGGCCAGCACCACGCTGTCGGCCAGGGGCAGCTTGTGGGCCACACCGAGCCGGGCCGCTCTGATCGCGATACCGGAATCCATCGTCTGGACCTGTCCCTGCTGCATGAGCGCGACAGCCTGCAGCGCGGCCCCCTCCCCCTTCTGCTGCAGAACCCGCTTGAAGACCTCCAGCAGACAGATCGTCGGAACGACGAGTCGGGCCGAGTCCTCGATGGCGGGCGCGAAGAAGCCGGCGCCGGGGCCATTGGCGAAGTACTCGAGCCAGGCCGAGGAGTCGACGACGTTCACACCCGGTCTCTCTCGCGCGGCACGGTCGTGTCGATGCCCCGGAGGAATCCCCTCATCCTCCGGATGGGCCGGAGCGGGATCAGCTCGATGCGGTCCTCGTAGACGAGCGCCTGCACCTTCTGCCCCGGCACGAGCCCCAGGGACTTGCGGATGCCCCGGGGGATCACGACTTGGAACTTCGGCGATATCGTCACCGTGTCCATGACACCCTCCTCCGCTATCGATGCTGGAAACGTATGACGAGTCTACAACGATGAGCCGACCCGGGCAAGGTCCAGGCCGGACGCGGCAGGAGGGCGTGGCCCACATTCGCCGAGCCGATCACGCAGATGCGCGGCACAGCCGCTCCAGGAGCAACGCGAGAACGCGCGGCGCGTCCACCGCCAGGGCCACGCGGCAGTTGGTGGGCCGCCGGCTCCCCGGATGGATGGGCCGCCGATCGGCCAGGGAGAGGCCGCGGGTCACCCGTCCCTCGCACTCCACCTCGACATGCAGCGCCTCGAAGCCCACCAGCGAGGGGTCGAGGGCCACCGCCACGGCCAGGGGATCGTGCAAGACGATGCCGTCCTCCCCCCTCGCCGCCGCGAAGTCGAAGCCGTGGGCGGTGAAGTCCAGGAGGAAACGTCCGACGCGGGAGCGCGGCTGTGGCAGCCTCGCGTCGAGATCCGCGCGGCGGAGCGCCCCTTGCCGCGTGACGTCGAGCGGGACCACCTCGAGTGGCAAGCCCGCCTGGAACACGGCCGCGGCGGCCTCGGGATCCACGAAGAAGTTGAACTCGGCGCCGGGGGTCACATTGCCCGGCACGGCCACCGCGCCTCCCATGATCACCACCCGGGCAACCCCGGCCAGGCGCCGCCGGTCTCGCCGGAGGGCGAGCGCCAGGTTCGTGAGCGGACCGAGGGTCACGAGCTGCAGCCGGCCGCTGAAGCGTCCGGCCGTCTCGAGGATCAGATCGGCGCCGTCGAGCCCCTCGAGGCTGGCTCCCGGGGCCGGGTAGCGCGGCCCCCCGTCGGGCTCGAGGAGCCGCTGGATATTCCCCAGCCCGTCCTCCCCGTGGACGTGGCTGGCGGTGACGAGGGGACGCACGAGCGGAGCCGCCGCGCCGCGGGCGACCCGCGGCAGACGCGCCGGGCGCACGACCTCCAGTATCCTCAGGACGTTCGCCGTCGCCACCTCCACGGGGACATTGCCCGCCACCGTCGAGATGGCCTCGACGGACACCTCCGGCGAGGCCAGGGCCAGGAGAAGGGCCAGCGCGTCGTCGATGCCGGGATCGGTGTCGATGAGGAGGGGAACCGTCATTTGACAGGGGCGGCGGCAATCAATACGATGGGGCTGACCATTCAAGCCGGAAGGAGGGGCGGATGAACATCCGGATCACGTACTGCGGGGAGTGAAACTACCTTCCCCAGGCCTCCAGTTTGCAGGCCGCCATCAAGAACAGGTACGGCATCACCGCCGACCTCCGCGAGGGAGTGGGCGGTATCTTCACGGTCGAGATCGACGGGAAGATGGTGTACGACAACCAGGTGACCTACCGCTTCCCGACAGACGACGAGATCTTCGCTCACATCGACGCCCTCAAGACGTAGCGCGCTCCAGCGCTTCCCGGAACGCCGGGTGGGCGACGCGGATGAGCGCGGCCGCCCGCTCGGCGTCGCTCCTTCCTCTCAGCAGGGCCACGCCGTGCTCCGTCACCACGCAGTCGGCGAGGAAGCGCGGGGTCGTGACCCGTCCGGCTCGCCCCAGCCCTGCCACGATCCGGGACACGCTCCCGCGCTTCCCCGTGGACGGCAGCGCGATGACGGACCGCCCGCCCGCAGCCCGCGCGGCGCCCAGCACGAAGTCGAACTGCCCGCCGATGCCCGCGACCTGCCGGCCCTCCACGCTCTCGGCATTGACCTGGCCCAGCAGATCCACCTCGAGCGCCGAGTTGATGGAGACGAAGTCGCCCAGCGTGCCGATGACCTGGGGATCGTGGACCAGGTCCGAAGGCTCCATGTTCAGCGCGCGGTTCTCGTGGGCCCAGGCGAAGAGCCGGGCGGTGCCCATGATCTCGCAGACGTCCATGCGCCCCGGGTGCAGCCGCTTGCGCGTGTTGGTGATGACCCCGGCCTCCAGGAGCGGCAGCATGTGGTCCACGAGGAGCGAGTGGACGCCGAGGTCGCGCTTGCCCCCCAACGCCTCCATGATGGCCTGCGGGATGGAGCCGATGCCCGCCTGCAGCGTGGCGCCGTCGGGCACCAGATCGGCCACGTGGGCGGCGATCCTTCGCTCCACCTCGCCCACGGGAGCGGGCGGGTACTCGCTCAGCGCATGGTCGGCCTCGGCCCAGCAGTCGATCTGCCGGCGGTGCAGGAAGGCGTTGCCCAGCGTGCGCGGCATGCGCGGGTTGACCTGGGCGATCACGAGCGGCGCCCGGCGGGCGGCCGGCAGCACGTAGCTGACCGAGACGCC
Proteins encoded in this region:
- a CDS encoding branched-chain amino acid ABC transporter permease: MRGVAPGLATGALLLVPLAFIEPRTYATLTVGGLAMGMLIFLVASGLTLIFGLMDVLNFAHGALFSWGAYVGFSVVLALDGRWGWAASPSLPLNLLLLLLAILAAMLVAVGLGVILERVIVRPVYGKHMFQILITLGATIVLEELIRIVWGPNDQVMPLPGAFQGSWDVADVIVLRFPVVAIVLGALVYVAMLLVLTRTKVGLIVRAGVESGEMIQVMGYNIYRYFTGIFAAGSALAALGGLMWAMFGQSVRSTMGAEQLIFAFIVVIFGGLGSVTGSLVGALLVGLSYNY
- a CDS encoding ABC transporter ATP-binding protein: MARVGAEPILALDDIHTFIGQHHILQGVSLRIRPDACTVLLGRNGAGKTTTLRTIVGLLHPSRGAIRYAGREIHRLPPYEIVRLGVGYVPEGQGIFAGLSVDENLRVATLSDGPQSRDRLEQIFALFPDLQRFRRAPAGTLSGGQKQMLSIARAFVNPNRLLLVDEPSKGLAPIIVEHLVEALRAVKEHATVLLVEQNFAMARALGDWFYLIDDGRTVHSGAMAALVEDAALKKKYLGI
- a CDS encoding ABC transporter ATP-binding protein produces the protein MVIPRAERGGEPPVISTRDLTIRFGGHVAVDHVTLSIRPRALTSIIGPNGAGKTTFFNLLSGQYRPTEGRVYFKGRDVTGLRASARTALGIGRSFQLTNIFATLSVLENVRLAAQARARLRFNVWRHYRSFPELEDRAYAILQTVLLESKWRAPASELAHGEKRKLEMAILLALEPEVLLLDEPTAGMSLEEVPAIIGLIERIKERRDRTVLLVEHKIDMVMALSDSIAVLKDGRLIAEGPPEAVSADPAVQAAYFGGGGAGG
- a CDS encoding alpha/beta hydrolase; this encodes MTRVAVDGLSLAAHEWPGRGPALVCVHGLTANHTCWASMADALAPDHRLIAYDLRGRGESDKPESGYSLEHHCADLLGLLDRFELKKAVIMGHSLGAHIGVRFAARHPGRVSRLVLVDGGLDVRAEVLDSLAPAINRLGMEFPSLETFLGLLRSFPMFEGRWNDYLERYFRYDVETLPSGAVRSKVAKHAIEEELRNLQRERLWVLHHQVKCPTLIFRAPDGLLTPTDCLMTQEEGRAMAAGIPRSKLVVVPHTNHYTVLLGKNPRVRTALRAFLKGR
- a CDS encoding substrate-binding domain-containing protein, which produces MVGAGLLGLGLLWPGSAQAQGPIKIGLVQGISGPFEVYAKQVITGFKLGLEHATGGKLELLGRKIELLIEDDQLKPDVAKQKVTKLYADDKVDLVVGTTSSAAALAVLPVAAEFKKVLIVEPAVADSITGEHWNRYIFRTGRNSGQDAIANALAVAKPGVSIATIAQDYAFGKDGVAAYKAAVEKLGAKVVHEEYAPIQATDFTASIQKIIGALKDKPGAKYVFVIWAGKGGPFPQLVANRLDKYGITLASGSNVLDVLKAMKAMGLEGMVGGAYYYHELPKNPMNDWLVKEHQTRFKQPPDFFTCGGFAAAMAAVTAIRKAGGTDTEKLIAAMEGMEFNTPKGKMIFRKEDHQALQSMYAFKFVSKPDVPWLVPSLLKELSPQETAPPILNKR
- a CDS encoding patatin-like phospholipase family protein — protein: MLREWLARLPGRRAPAKRALVLAGGGVIGGMYEVGALAALDEDLPEFRANDFDLYVGSSAGSVVAALMANGVPPLTLYRILEDGRDDPLNFQRSSVFHKGAFAGAARNFAQLIWAVGKNLVRGFGLDWPDLLARSQDSMPDGFFSVRQLEEFMRRTFSLKGLSNDFRRCPRTLMIPAMDLDRAERVVFGVGRRAETPISEAIAASSAIPGFFAPFTVGGRDYVDGDVGHTGHTDLAVDAGARLVLVVNPLVPLRALGDEPPPLRKHGFYGILEQVGRINSQNLLELGLRELALRRPDVEIHLLQPPPGDSPLFGPSMGFEASRLALQFGYSSTKQWLAGPGAGFGRRLASVWRGVFHLDALRNS
- a CDS encoding ketoacyl-ACP synthase III → MKIARIIATGMAVPECVVDNALLSRCMDTSDEWITQRTGIRERRMSPDTYRMLLRLAEAPDKTAFMRDVRDHGLDGSIDSTLMVSDLALEASRMALKHAGLRAEDLDCIIDSSTLPDFAYPHTGCVLQGKLGLTTTPVFNLQQGCAGFIYGLAMGDQFIRGGMFDRVLVVGAELLSSMFDYTDIGRDMAVLFADGAGAAVLQAEEAPATGTRRGLLSHHLHSDGSHLDALAGELWGSSTFPPVSKKKIEDGRSLPRMNGRTVFVQAVRRFREVVRECLEANALQASDVDLFIFHQANMRIIEAVAETFKIPRERAYNNLERYGNTAAASVPICLHEALTQGRIKDGDLILLAAFGTGFSWGATLIRW